From a region of the Bermanella marisrubri genome:
- a CDS encoding YbgA family protein, with protein sequence MKIQVAISSCLLGEEVRYNGGHKRSRYIESVLSEYFSFTPICPEVGIGMGTPRPPIHLITTSGNNEEGIEAAQVDDHSKRFTQQLKDYAKQQADQIKDVRGYIFMQKSPSCGYTKVKLYHENGNPLDTAQGIYAAEIERLLPLIPKEEAGRLSDPMLRENFITRVMAYNDWKENVEADLSKKALMDFHTRHKYLLMAHHIPSYQNLGRLMADLKAKPLQQIADEYIMEFMSAIKHVANRKKNTNVLQHLQGYVKQHLTSQERQEMTNVIHQYRQGIIPLVAPLTLLNHHIQKHTEQDGYLLQQKYLNPHPYELGLRNAI encoded by the coding sequence ATGAAAATCCAAGTCGCTATTAGCTCCTGTCTTCTCGGAGAGGAAGTTCGCTATAACGGCGGACACAAACGCTCTCGATATATTGAGTCAGTGCTTTCTGAATATTTTAGCTTCACCCCTATTTGTCCAGAAGTCGGCATCGGCATGGGTACGCCAAGACCGCCTATTCATCTCATCACGACCTCTGGTAATAATGAAGAAGGTATCGAAGCTGCTCAAGTAGACGACCACAGCAAACGCTTTACCCAGCAACTGAAAGACTATGCGAAACAACAAGCCGACCAGATTAAAGACGTTCGTGGTTATATCTTCATGCAAAAAAGCCCTAGCTGCGGCTATACCAAGGTAAAGCTATACCATGAAAACGGAAATCCTTTAGATACAGCTCAAGGTATCTATGCCGCCGAGATCGAACGCCTACTACCGTTAATTCCAAAAGAAGAGGCTGGTCGTTTGAGCGACCCCATGCTTCGCGAAAACTTTATTACTCGTGTTATGGCCTATAATGATTGGAAAGAAAACGTTGAAGCAGACCTAAGTAAAAAAGCACTTATGGATTTCCATACGCGTCATAAGTATTTACTAATGGCCCACCATATTCCTAGTTATCAGAACCTTGGCAGATTGATGGCAGACCTTAAAGCTAAACCTCTACAACAAATCGCTGATGAATACATCATGGAGTTTATGTCAGCCATCAAGCATGTTGCCAATCGTAAAAAGAACACCAATGTGCTTCAGCACTTGCAAGGCTATGTAAAGCAACATCTTACATCTCAAGAGCGCCAAGAAATGACCAACGTCATTCATCAGTATCGCCAAGGAATTATCCCGCTTGTGGCCCCCCTAACTTTGCTTAACCATCACATTCAAAAACACACAGAACAGGATGGTTATTTATTGCAGCAAAAGTACTTAAACCCACACCCCTATGAATTGGGATTGCGCAACGCCATTTAA
- a CDS encoding pentapeptide repeat-containing protein, producing the protein MKPKISQDPMYQLLREEKVPEFNKLRTQGKACDLTGCDFRGLDLRDLDVRGLDLSNAYFRGADLRSVDFRGAKLSGASLADAKISGCFFPDNISAQEILMSVQHGTRLRHPSPDSRLPA; encoded by the coding sequence GTGAAGCCAAAGATTTCCCAAGACCCAATGTACCAATTGCTTCGGGAAGAAAAAGTACCAGAATTCAATAAGTTACGGACTCAAGGTAAGGCTTGTGACTTAACCGGTTGTGATTTCAGAGGCCTGGATCTTCGTGACTTGGATGTGCGAGGGTTAGATTTAAGTAACGCTTATTTTCGTGGAGCGGATTTGCGATCGGTGGATTTCCGAGGAGCGAAGCTTAGTGGTGCCAGTTTAGCGGATGCCAAGATCAGTGGCTGTTTTTTCCCTGACAATATCAGTGCTCAAGAGATTCTTATGTCTGTGCAACATGGAACACGCTTGCGTCACCCATCTCCAGATAGCCGACTTCCTGCTTAG
- a CDS encoding DNA polymerase II, with the protein MEGFILSEHSFDRDEQLVLRYWLKTQSGPIFIEFPQHEAVVFCRQSDVKKLPTWLGHRHSNLALKHFDDSPIAAIYCSSLKILNAVRRYAQQNGITLWEDDIKPTSRFLMERSIKGGLYFDEQHTALEYKNPRIQPYNFIPNFSYISFDIETTMPTRKVSEKLLSIAFVYEDSSERKEMVYMLGDPSSSTQQLIFFKNIRSLLIASNQLISEWDPDLLLGWNVVNFDVSVLHRLYREHGLEMLWGRQQSSLNIRQGQNGFNFVDIPGRCILDGIDSLKNASYHFESFALDFVAHQLLDKGKIIEGFDGDMSDRGHAITELFHHNKAALAQYNINDCQLVIDVFKETQLIDYLVKRSFLTGHRLDRVGGSVAAFEFLYLPKLHRAGYIAPNLGEGFDGFKAPGGLVLDSKPGLYKDVLVLDFKSLYPSIIRTFKIDPLGLIEGLKAQQEGHSEDCIAGFHDAFFHREKHFLPNIITQLWAERDLAKKRNDAAQSYAIKIIMNSFYGILGSTGCRFFDARLASSITERGHSIINQSATWIEQQGFQVIYGDTDSVFVSLHTGNGNIIDVDHSIAQQIGNQLSDGLNQYWRHKLQHEFGLDSHLEIEFENHYGDFLMPTIRGSDKGSKKRYAGLLSSGELVFKGLEAVRSDWTELAKHIQKELYRLVFEGKDYHVFIQSTVQELLQGKWDHALVYKKRIRKPLNHYKKNIPPQIQAAIAAEPIYQKRNQINPYENGGWIRYVITQQGPMALECANNLPLDYEHYVDKQIAPVVDSILYFLDERFEQIRSPQQDIFGEF; encoded by the coding sequence GTGGAAGGGTTCATCCTATCTGAGCACAGCTTTGATCGTGACGAGCAGCTGGTTCTGCGCTATTGGCTAAAAACTCAAAGCGGACCCATCTTTATTGAATTTCCTCAGCATGAGGCTGTTGTATTTTGCCGCCAATCAGATGTGAAAAAACTACCAACATGGCTTGGCCATCGACATTCGAATTTAGCCCTAAAGCATTTTGATGATTCGCCCATCGCTGCGATTTATTGTTCCAGTTTAAAAATACTAAATGCTGTTCGTCGCTATGCTCAACAAAATGGCATCACTCTATGGGAGGATGACATCAAACCAACGAGTCGCTTCTTAATGGAGCGTTCCATTAAAGGCGGTCTCTATTTTGATGAGCAACATACTGCTTTGGAATACAAAAACCCACGAATTCAACCCTACAATTTTATTCCCAACTTCTCTTACATTAGTTTTGATATCGAAACCACTATGCCCACGCGCAAGGTGTCAGAAAAACTTTTGAGTATTGCGTTCGTTTATGAAGATAGTAGCGAGCGTAAAGAAATGGTTTATATGCTGGGCGATCCAAGTAGTAGCACGCAACAACTAATATTTTTTAAAAATATACGAAGTCTATTAATTGCAAGTAATCAACTTATCAGTGAATGGGATCCTGATCTTCTTTTAGGCTGGAATGTTGTTAACTTTGATGTCAGTGTTCTACATCGACTTTATCGTGAGCATGGATTAGAAATGCTTTGGGGTCGCCAACAGTCATCACTTAATATTAGGCAGGGTCAAAACGGATTTAATTTTGTTGACATACCCGGTCGATGCATTCTCGATGGGATCGACTCACTTAAAAATGCCAGCTATCACTTCGAAAGCTTCGCATTAGACTTTGTCGCTCATCAGCTACTAGATAAAGGCAAAATCATTGAAGGCTTTGATGGTGATATGTCTGATCGAGGTCATGCTATAACAGAGCTGTTTCACCACAATAAAGCGGCTCTGGCTCAATACAATATTAATGACTGTCAACTGGTTATTGATGTCTTTAAAGAAACTCAACTGATTGATTATTTAGTAAAACGTAGTTTCCTAACCGGTCATCGCTTAGACCGAGTTGGTGGCAGTGTTGCTGCGTTTGAATTTCTATATTTACCCAAATTGCATCGAGCAGGCTACATAGCGCCAAACTTAGGTGAGGGCTTTGATGGTTTTAAAGCACCAGGTGGCTTGGTATTAGATAGTAAACCAGGTTTATATAAAGATGTATTAGTTTTGGATTTTAAAAGCCTATACCCCAGTATTATTCGTACCTTTAAAATTGACCCTTTAGGATTGATTGAGGGATTAAAAGCGCAACAAGAAGGACATAGCGAGGATTGTATTGCTGGTTTTCACGATGCTTTTTTTCATCGCGAAAAGCACTTTCTTCCTAACATCATCACCCAATTATGGGCAGAGCGTGATCTTGCGAAAAAACGTAATGATGCTGCGCAAAGCTATGCTATCAAAATCATCATGAACAGTTTCTATGGCATATTAGGTAGCACCGGATGCCGCTTTTTTGATGCGCGATTAGCAAGTTCTATTACTGAACGCGGACATTCAATCATCAACCAAAGTGCCACCTGGATAGAGCAGCAAGGCTTCCAAGTGATATATGGTGACACCGATAGCGTATTCGTAAGCCTACATACTGGGAATGGAAACATCATAGATGTAGATCATTCGATTGCGCAGCAAATCGGTAATCAGTTGAGTGACGGGTTAAATCAGTATTGGCGGCATAAGCTACAACACGAATTTGGTCTAGATAGTCATTTAGAGATTGAATTCGAAAATCACTATGGTGATTTTCTTATGCCAACTATTCGCGGAAGTGATAAAGGTAGTAAGAAACGCTACGCCGGTTTATTGAGTTCAGGCGAATTGGTATTTAAAGGGTTAGAAGCTGTAAGGAGTGACTGGACTGAGTTAGCAAAACACATACAAAAAGAACTGTATCGTTTAGTGTTTGAAGGCAAGGACTACCATGTTTTCATTCAATCCACAGTACAGGAATTACTACAAGGAAAATGGGATCATGCGTTGGTTTATAAGAAGCGTATTCGCAAACCGTTAAACCACTATAAGAAAAACATACCACCGCAAATTCAAGCCGCCATAGCAGCAGAGCCTATCTACCAAAAACGCAATCAAATAAATCCGTATGAAAATGGTGGTTGGATTCGCTATGTAATTACCCAGCAAGGCCCAATGGCGTTAGAGTGTGCAAACAATTTACCATTGGACTATGAACATTACGTAGATAAGCAAATTGCTCCTGTGGTCGATAGCATTCTTTATTTTTTAGATGAGCGATTCGAGCAAATCCGTAGCCCACAACAGGATATCTTTGGTGAGTTTTAG
- a CDS encoding diguanylate cyclase domain-containing protein, giving the protein MSIDDNRAPTATTSQHTSVIRKQVVVAISTLLAVSLLLISLSYVQSYALNGVRVFTKGEGTWAKAQKDAIFYLQRFASFGSDHDYQMFLSALEVTFGDKQARLALLQTPPDRATASKGFLIGLNDPEDIETMIGFFLHFKNFYHVKKATAFWEKADTSIEELQRLGKRIKAQRKVNPTSIDRKQLLELDRLNAELTSYENAFSNTLGEGARWVKDTTDQVSIIAIAFSILFLVFYLRSILAHISQTESELRLSEKRFNSLYDSGLLSIIEWNENGLITDANANFLHLFGFDSVDISNRTLQWQSLIPQDQRKVLKEIADNIKYGRGNKLHSIELFHRTGERLSVYLGGIPYDSSASAGLFFALDQTQKHQAERQLKLAASVLDSSHDGILILDKDLHVISTNHALCELTHMSAKRIIGSTFSFYHDSVATETKSAIRNALTHQLNWQGDTEIKTYSQKIIPVRLSISHVGELESTIVVIITDISDRKALENRLQQMAHHDALTGLANRTLFENQLNQAISRADRQNKKVALLFIDLDRFKPINDEYGHEMGDKLLRIVAERLESRTREHDTVARIGGDEFVMIIEDISDMNSIESVAQQVVSLLCSPIVIDGIEISVGCSIGISLYPDHGTSSIELTRSADIAMYAAKSQSEKRFYIFTHPPEL; this is encoded by the coding sequence ATGAGCATCGACGATAATAGAGCACCTACAGCAACGACCAGCCAGCATACCTCCGTCATCCGTAAGCAGGTCGTAGTCGCGATTAGCACTCTGTTAGCGGTGAGTCTGTTGCTCATTAGTCTTAGTTATGTGCAAAGCTATGCGCTCAATGGAGTGCGGGTGTTCACCAAAGGTGAAGGTACATGGGCAAAAGCTCAAAAGGACGCCATTTTTTATCTTCAAAGATTCGCGAGCTTTGGTTCTGATCACGACTATCAGATGTTTTTATCTGCGCTAGAGGTAACGTTTGGCGATAAACAAGCACGCCTGGCTTTGCTGCAAACGCCACCCGACAGAGCAACGGCCAGCAAAGGCTTTCTAATCGGCCTCAATGATCCTGAGGATATTGAGACCATGATCGGTTTTTTTCTACATTTCAAAAATTTCTATCACGTAAAAAAGGCAACAGCTTTTTGGGAGAAGGCGGATACAAGCATCGAAGAACTACAGCGTTTAGGTAAGAGAATCAAAGCACAGCGAAAGGTTAATCCCACAAGTATTGACCGAAAACAATTACTGGAGCTAGACCGCCTCAATGCAGAACTCACCTCCTACGAAAACGCGTTTTCTAACACACTCGGTGAGGGTGCTCGATGGGTAAAAGATACGACGGATCAAGTATCTATTATCGCCATTGCTTTCAGTATTCTATTCCTCGTTTTTTATCTAAGAAGTATTCTAGCGCACATTAGTCAAACCGAATCCGAACTCAGGCTCAGTGAGAAACGCTTCAACAGCCTGTATGACTCAGGCCTATTAAGCATCATAGAATGGAATGAGAACGGATTAATCACCGATGCCAACGCAAATTTCTTACATCTTTTTGGATTTGATTCAGTCGACATAAGCAACAGAACTCTACAATGGCAAAGTCTGATTCCCCAAGACCAAAGAAAAGTTCTAAAGGAAATCGCAGACAACATTAAATATGGCCGAGGAAACAAGCTGCACTCCATTGAACTTTTTCATAGGACAGGAGAAAGGCTCTCGGTCTATCTAGGTGGTATTCCCTACGACAGCAGCGCTAGCGCCGGATTATTTTTTGCTCTTGATCAAACCCAGAAGCATCAGGCAGAACGTCAATTGAAATTAGCGGCTAGTGTGCTTGATAGCAGCCATGATGGTATTTTAATTTTAGATAAGGATTTGCATGTAATTAGCACCAATCACGCACTGTGTGAACTCACTCATATGAGTGCCAAAAGAATCATTGGTAGCACGTTCTCGTTTTACCACGACTCTGTCGCTACGGAAACCAAAAGCGCGATTCGCAATGCCCTGACTCACCAACTAAATTGGCAAGGGGATACTGAAATAAAGACCTATAGTCAAAAAATCATTCCCGTTCGGCTGAGTATTAGCCATGTTGGAGAACTGGAATCAACAATTGTAGTAATAATTACAGATATCAGTGATCGCAAAGCCCTAGAAAATCGACTTCAGCAGATGGCCCATCATGATGCTTTAACGGGCTTAGCTAATCGCACTCTATTCGAAAATCAACTGAATCAAGCAATTTCTAGGGCCGACCGGCAAAACAAAAAAGTTGCGTTATTATTTATTGATCTTGATCGGTTTAAACCAATAAACGATGAATATGGACATGAAATGGGTGACAAATTACTGCGAATCGTTGCTGAAAGATTGGAGTCACGTACACGAGAGCACGATACCGTAGCACGTATTGGTGGTGATGAGTTTGTTATGATCATAGAAGATATTTCTGATATGAACAGTATTGAGAGTGTTGCCCAGCAGGTGGTCTCTTTACTTTGCTCTCCCATTGTCATAGACGGTATCGAAATTAGTGTTGGTTGTAGTATCGGAATTAGCCTCTATCCCGACCATGGCACGTCATCCATTGAACTCACCCGTAGTGCTGATATCGCCATGTATGCTGCAAAAAGCCAATCAGAAAAACGCTTTTATATTTTCACTCATCCACCTGAACTTTAA
- a CDS encoding peptidylprolyl isomerase translates to MEIRHILLHTPLLVEPIIKNLEEGADFAQLAQEHSACPSAKDGGKLGNMSEQDFPAEIKEALESAPLGTVVGPIETHHGIHILRKDNRS, encoded by the coding sequence ATGGAAATCCGACACATTTTGCTGCATACACCACTCCTGGTGGAGCCAATCATTAAAAACCTCGAAGAGGGTGCAGATTTCGCGCAGTTGGCTCAAGAACATAGCGCCTGCCCAAGTGCCAAAGATGGCGGTAAACTCGGCAATATGTCAGAGCAAGACTTTCCAGCAGAAATAAAAGAGGCGCTAGAATCCGCGCCTCTTGGTACCGTGGTTGGTCCAATTGAAACCCACCACGGTATTCACATCTTAAGAAAAGACAATCGAAGTTAA
- a CDS encoding PhoH family protein: protein MPNRRRTKAYVIDTNVLIHDPTAIYKFEEHHVVIPMTVLEELDKLKLSKSGVSLECRQAIRNIDSVLGEASPEEISEGIALPSATKQHGHLSILMDKPVQQSTLLPNDLNDNKIINSLIFLQQQRPKTQIILVTKDINMRLKARGCGIAAEDYHNTQLVSDIESLTQGFHKYPGSFWETIEKVDTQHEPGRTVHRIARQSMDQEVFTNQYILDDQNFIARVIEVDDQHIKLWDKSKDGLMQNEAWGLVPRDIYQAAALDLLLDEDIDLVTLTGSAGSGKTILALAAAIEMTVAQNRFNRIIATRSIRGLDEDIGFLPGTETEKMEPWLGAITDNLEALHMDDENTHGSIDYILQKVPLQFKSLNYIRGRSFQKSLIIIDESQNLTPHQMKTIITRAGAGSKVVCLGNLAQIDTPYLNATSSGLTYLNERFKGFSLGGSIELQGVPRSALAEYAESHL from the coding sequence ATGCCAAACCGTCGTCGTACTAAAGCTTACGTAATCGATACCAACGTCCTCATCCACGATCCCACTGCCATCTACAAATTCGAAGAACATCATGTCGTCATACCCATGACGGTGTTAGAAGAACTGGATAAACTTAAACTCAGTAAATCAGGCGTTTCCCTTGAATGTCGACAAGCCATTCGCAATATCGACAGTGTGTTAGGTGAAGCCTCCCCTGAAGAAATCAGCGAAGGTATCGCTCTTCCCTCTGCAACTAAACAACACGGTCACTTGAGCATTTTAATGGACAAGCCCGTGCAACAAAGCACATTGCTGCCCAATGATCTGAACGACAATAAAATCATCAACAGCCTCATCTTCCTTCAACAGCAACGCCCTAAAACTCAAATCATATTAGTGACGAAAGACATCAATATGCGCCTAAAGGCTCGTGGCTGCGGCATCGCCGCTGAGGACTATCACAATACCCAATTGGTAAGCGATATTGAGTCTCTCACCCAAGGGTTTCATAAATACCCAGGCAGCTTTTGGGAGACAATAGAGAAAGTCGACACTCAGCATGAGCCAGGGCGCACCGTCCATCGCATTGCGCGTCAATCTATGGACCAAGAAGTCTTCACCAACCAGTATATTTTGGATGACCAAAACTTTATTGCGCGCGTTATAGAAGTGGACGATCAACACATAAAACTATGGGATAAAAGCAAAGATGGTCTCATGCAAAACGAAGCTTGGGGGTTAGTACCAAGGGATATATATCAAGCCGCCGCTCTGGATCTACTGCTGGACGAAGACATTGATCTCGTCACCCTCACTGGCAGCGCAGGTTCAGGTAAAACCATTTTGGCTTTAGCTGCAGCAATCGAAATGACCGTTGCGCAAAATCGCTTCAATCGGATTATAGCCACACGTAGTATTCGAGGTTTAGATGAAGACATTGGTTTCTTACCTGGTACGGAGACAGAAAAAATGGAGCCTTGGCTGGGTGCCATAACCGACAACCTTGAAGCGCTTCATATGGACGACGAGAATACCCATGGTTCTATCGACTACATACTGCAAAAAGTCCCACTACAATTTAAGTCACTGAACTACATTCGCGGTCGCAGCTTCCAAAAAAGTCTCATCATCATTGACGAAAGCCAAAACCTCACACCGCATCAAATGAAAACCATTATTACCCGTGCGGGTGCTGGTTCTAAAGTTGTTTGCCTAGGTAATCTTGCTCAAATCGATACGCCTTATCTCAATGCCACCAGTTCGGGGCTAACTTATTTGAATGAACGCTTTAAAGGATTCTCCTTAGGAGGCAGTATTGAATTACAGGGTGTACCAAGATCCGCGCTAGCTGAATATGCAGAAAGTCACCTGTAG
- the trxB gene encoding thioredoxin-disulfide reductase, with protein MSTRHIKLLILGSGPAGYTAAVYAARANLNPVVITGMQMGGQLTTTTDVDNWPGDVDGLQGPELMQRMQAHAERFNTEVLFDHINNVDLSKKPYTLTGDQGTYTCDALIIATGASAQYLGLESEEAFKGKGVSACATCDGFFYKGKEVCVIGGGNTAVEEALYLSNIAAKVHVIHRRDSFRSEKILADKLLEKAKNGNVEIHWFNELDEVLGDEMGVTGVRLKNNQTGEKQEIELAGVFVAIGHIPNTDIFQGQLDMENGYIKVQSGSHGNATLTSKEGVYAAGDVMDHVYRQAITSAGTGCMAALDAERYLDELEK; from the coding sequence ATGTCCACACGTCACATCAAATTACTCATCTTGGGTTCAGGTCCGGCTGGTTATACAGCGGCAGTTTATGCGGCTCGCGCGAATCTGAATCCAGTTGTGATCACGGGTATGCAAATGGGCGGTCAGTTAACGACCACGACCGATGTGGACAACTGGCCTGGCGATGTTGATGGTCTGCAGGGTCCCGAGCTAATGCAGCGTATGCAGGCTCACGCAGAGCGCTTCAATACGGAAGTGTTATTCGACCATATTAATAACGTCGATTTATCCAAGAAACCCTATACCTTGACGGGTGATCAAGGTACCTATACCTGTGATGCATTGATTATCGCGACTGGGGCGAGCGCTCAATACCTAGGTCTGGAAAGTGAAGAGGCGTTTAAAGGTAAAGGTGTGTCTGCGTGTGCCACCTGTGATGGTTTCTTCTATAAAGGTAAAGAAGTTTGTGTCATCGGTGGAGGTAACACAGCTGTAGAAGAAGCACTTTATCTATCGAACATTGCTGCCAAAGTTCATGTTATTCACCGTCGTGACAGCTTCCGTTCAGAGAAGATATTAGCGGACAAGCTGCTTGAGAAAGCCAAAAACGGTAATGTTGAAATTCATTGGTTTAACGAGCTTGATGAAGTTCTCGGTGACGAGATGGGCGTGACAGGTGTGCGCTTGAAAAACAACCAGACTGGCGAAAAGCAGGAAATTGAGCTGGCGGGTGTGTTTGTTGCAATCGGCCATATCCCAAATACTGATATTTTCCAAGGTCAACTAGATATGGAAAATGGTTACATCAAAGTGCAAAGTGGCTCACATGGTAATGCGACATTGACCAGTAAAGAGGGTGTGTATGCAGCCGGTGATGTAATGGATCACGTTTACCGTCAAGCAATTACATCCGCGGGAACTGGTTGTATGGCTGCTCTTGATGCTGAGCGCTATCTCGATGAACTAGAAAAGTAA
- a CDS encoding TonB-dependent receptor plug domain-containing protein, producing MQRRMLATLLLASSLPLQTAYAQEETNKTTAQKDEDVAELNAVQVQGAEVSGPEITTEKLLKVPGAGNDPLKAIEALPGVVLGGFGPFSIPAIRGSSPRDNIYITDFIPVGYVFHNDGNSTYNANLVENFSLKAGAWGPEYSNAIGAVLATKLRDPYREPLTTTLDLSFLRAGAMIEGALSEDSAFYLSYRRSLLEFYVESFIDEDELTFTEVPRNSDYQFKYHWQPTATTNVRLIATGAEDSVGIEFGPENDALETEPALAGGLDADTYYHSQGILVDTLFDNGTSSMFSLSRKEEKTDFVVGTLFDLDAVNYEYRFKNYYNTPLDNGDTLRYGFDLSQTDIDYTAAGLYSPCNDEIGETCDPASLGEPFGPLGEVLTINGAYSFIAYDWFATPLWEITLGLGNSYNDFNEQNIVQPRLSTRYELNPAWTLTAAVGRHSQFIREFRFIADELGNPELEQPDAMHYVVGFEHEIDESLSSKLEVYYKDIDKLVATNPAYTYDPNNTNNPEQPYLNEATGEAYGIEFLLNKNLTDKWYGWFSLAYSQTKRTNEITGKEIDFELDRPWIVNLVASYQKDERTTYGFKWRYQSGSLITPVEGAIPFDEDGNVIAGNPDPETVYIYDPIEGEPNSERLPAYHRLDFRMDYKLSARSDFYFEIINLYNRANVSDYSYNKDYSEREKVESLPTIFSVGAKLVF from the coding sequence ATGCAGCGAAGGATGCTCGCGACGTTACTACTGGCTTCCAGCCTGCCACTGCAAACGGCATACGCTCAGGAAGAGACAAACAAAACAACCGCACAAAAAGATGAAGACGTGGCTGAACTCAATGCGGTTCAGGTTCAAGGGGCTGAAGTTTCTGGTCCTGAGATTACCACTGAAAAACTACTTAAAGTGCCTGGCGCAGGCAATGATCCCCTAAAAGCCATCGAAGCGCTGCCCGGTGTTGTATTAGGCGGCTTTGGTCCTTTCAGTATTCCCGCTATTCGAGGCTCCAGCCCAAGGGACAATATCTACATCACTGACTTCATTCCGGTAGGCTATGTGTTTCATAACGATGGCAATAGTACCTATAACGCCAACCTCGTGGAAAACTTTTCACTCAAGGCTGGTGCCTGGGGGCCAGAATACAGTAACGCTATTGGTGCCGTACTAGCGACAAAATTGCGCGACCCATACCGAGAACCCTTAACCACCACTCTTGATCTAAGTTTTTTGCGCGCAGGGGCCATGATTGAAGGAGCCCTGAGTGAAGACAGTGCGTTTTACTTATCCTATCGTCGCAGCTTGCTTGAGTTTTATGTGGAAAGCTTTATTGACGAAGATGAACTCACTTTTACCGAAGTTCCACGCAACAGTGACTATCAATTTAAATACCACTGGCAACCCACCGCCACTACCAATGTACGACTTATTGCTACTGGTGCAGAAGACTCCGTGGGTATTGAGTTCGGACCAGAAAACGACGCTTTGGAAACTGAGCCTGCACTAGCCGGTGGTTTAGACGCTGACACCTATTATCATAGCCAAGGTATTCTCGTAGATACCTTGTTTGATAATGGCACCAGCTCAATGTTTTCCTTGAGCCGTAAGGAAGAAAAAACCGATTTTGTAGTGGGCACATTATTCGACTTGGATGCAGTGAATTACGAATATCGCTTTAAAAACTACTACAACACGCCGTTAGATAATGGTGATACGCTGCGCTATGGATTTGACTTAAGCCAAACCGATATCGACTATACAGCCGCTGGTTTATATTCTCCTTGTAATGATGAAATAGGTGAGACATGTGACCCTGCATCATTGGGTGAGCCATTTGGACCATTGGGAGAGGTTTTAACAATCAATGGAGCTTATAGCTTTATCGCCTACGATTGGTTTGCTACGCCTTTGTGGGAAATCACTTTGGGTCTTGGTAATAGTTATAATGATTTCAACGAACAAAATATTGTCCAACCGCGTTTATCAACTCGCTATGAGCTTAACCCTGCATGGACGTTGACCGCAGCAGTCGGTCGCCATAGTCAATTTATTCGTGAGTTCCGCTTTATTGCCGATGAGTTAGGTAACCCAGAACTCGAACAGCCGGATGCTATGCACTATGTTGTGGGTTTCGAACACGAAATTGATGAGTCATTAAGCAGCAAGTTAGAAGTCTATTACAAAGATATTGATAAACTAGTAGCGACTAACCCTGCCTATACTTACGACCCCAACAATACTAATAATCCTGAGCAACCTTATCTTAATGAAGCAACCGGCGAGGCCTATGGTATTGAATTTTTGCTCAACAAAAACTTAACAGACAAATGGTATGGCTGGTTTAGCCTTGCGTATAGCCAAACTAAACGTACTAACGAGATCACAGGTAAAGAAATCGATTTCGAATTAGACCGCCCTTGGATTGTCAATTTAGTTGCCAGCTATCAAAAGGACGAACGCACGACTTATGGTTTTAAATGGCGTTACCAAAGCGGGAGTTTGATCACGCCAGTAGAGGGAGCAATTCCATTTGATGAAGACGGTAATGTTATTGCAGGAAACCCAGATCCTGAAACGGTTTATATTTATGATCCTATCGAAGGCGAACCCAACTCTGAACGCCTACCGGCATACCATCGCTTAGACTTCCGCATGGATTACAAATTATCGGCTCGTAGTGATTTCTATTTCGAAATTATCAATCTTTATAACCGAGCCAACGTCAGCGATTACTCTTACAACAAGGATTATAGCGAGCGCGAAAAGGTGGAATCCCTACCAACTATTTTCTCGGTGGGCGCTAAACTCGTTTTCTAG